The genomic stretch GCGGCCATATTATTTCAGCCACCCTTTGAGCACAGGGTTGATCTCCTGCGCCGGATCCGTCAAGTCCACAGTGTGTCGGCAATGAAGTCGCCATCGACGCACGGTCTGGCGAATGGCTTTGGCCGCTGTTTGGCTGATCGCAGGCAGGAAGCTCACGAACACCGTACCGGCGCGCGATCTTGCGAATCGCGGTCGGAAGCAGAAGCCCAAGAAGTCAAACTGATGGACGCTAAAGCGCTCCCGCCGATTGTCATCGCGACAGTAGACGATTTTCGTCTTCTGCGGATGCAAGGCAAGTGAGCACTGCGCCATTCGCTGCTCCAAGGCTGCCTTAAGCGCCTCTGCCCCCGCCAGCGTGCGACAGTGGCAAACTACATCATCGGCATAACGTTCGAACGGCACGCCCGGGTAGTTGCGGCGCATCCATTCGTCGAACACATAGTGCAGAAACAAATTGGCCAGCAACGGACTGATGACTCCGCCTTGCGGTGTGCCAGCGTCCCGCTGCTGCGTAGTGCCGTCTGCCAGACTGACCGGTGCCCGAAGCCACCGCTCAATGTACAGAAGCGTCACCCTGCACTTCGTGTGATGCCGTATCGCTTTCATCAGCAAGGCGTGATCGATGGAATCGAAGAAGCCCTTGATGTCGAGATCAAGCACCCAGGCATATTGCCAGCAGCGCACGCGCGCCATGGCCACTGCCTGATGTGCCGACCGGCCGGGCCGGTAGCCGTAAGAGTCGGGATGGAAGCGCGGTTCCAGTTGTGGCTCAAGACGCTGTTTAACCACCATCTGAGCCACCCGGTCCGCGACCGTCGGTATACCCAACGGTCGCACACCACCACCTGCCTTCGGGATCTCCACACGTTTAACCGGTGGAGGTTGGTAACTTCCCGAGGCCAGTCGATTCCAGAGCTTATAAAGGTTGTCAGCCAACCTCGAATCGAACTCCTCAATCGTCTGCCGATCG from Paraburkholderia hospita encodes the following:
- the ltrA gene encoding group II intron reverse transcriptase/maturase, encoding MGLDRRGDVARQDEADNRRREDLSRHAKPFDISKREVWEAYKKVKANRGAAGVDRQTIEEFDSRLADNLYKLWNRLASGSYQPPPVKRVEIPKAGGGVRPLGIPTVADRVAQMVVKQRLEPQLEPRFHPDSYGYRPGRSAHQAVAMARVRCWQYAWVLDLDIKGFFDSIDHALLMKAIRHHTKCRVTLLYIERWLRAPVSLADGTTQQRDAGTPQGGVISPLLANLFLHYVFDEWMRRNYPGVPFERYADDVVCHCRTLAGAEALKAALEQRMAQCSLALHPQKTKIVYCRDDNRRERFSVHQFDFLGFCFRPRFARSRAGTVFVSFLPAISQTAAKAIRQTVRRWRLHCRHTVDLTDPAQEINPVLKGWLK